One genomic window of Arvicola amphibius chromosome 4, mArvAmp1.2, whole genome shotgun sequence includes the following:
- the LOC119812156 gene encoding zinc finger protein 2 isoform X3, translating to MNRDKEVYFILPQECLSWLPFPPPAPPLEIAHFLGRPHRKEEGNGCLSSAIGRSGLSDIQGCVCGLHLGGVDAARFCAEEPVWQTGAVELQEPGLLAGHQLSELDVFSEPEQGLSLRKRELPGCIFPGWKTRLETKELTPKSSIIEKLPYGAMMEKEDFWHSALGSVWDPSCQLERQQERYLGQVAVAQKETFNEKRVCDGNKTENCSIEGSMLNTPQSIPLTKRPRNWNLHGKDSKQTSKLMKSPRMFIGKKIYECDACRKTFSQSSSLLKHQRIHTGEKPYKCSVCGKHFIERSSLTVHQRTHTGEKPYKCNDCGKAFSQSMNLTVHQRTHTGEKPYQCKECGKAFCKNSSLVQHERIHTGEKPYKCSDCGKAFTQSMNLTVHQRTHTGEKPYECSECGKAFSQSMHLIVHQRSHTGEKPYECNECGKAFSKSSTLTLHQRNHTGEKPYKCNKCGKSFSQSTYLIEHQRLHSGVKPFECNQCGKAFSKNSSLTQHRRIHTGEKPYECMVCGKHFTGRSSLTVHQVIHTGEKPYECTECGKAFSQSAYLIEHQRIHTGEKPYECDQCGKAFIKNSSLIVHQRIHTGEKPYQCNECGKAFSRSTNLTRHQRTHT from the exons ATGAACAGGGAtaaggaagt GTATTTTATTTTGCCGCAGGAGTGTCTCTCAtggcttcctttccctcccccagctcctcctctaGAGATTGCACATTTTCTAGGAAGGCcccacaggaaggaggaaggcaatGGCTGTTTGTCCTCTGCCATTGGGCGCTCAG GACTCAGTGACATTCAAGGATGTGTCTGTGGACTTCACTTGGGCGGAGTGGATGCAGCTAGATTCTGTGCAGAGGAGCCTGTATGGCAGACTGGTGCTGTTGAACTGCAGGAACCTGGTCTCCTGG CAGGACATCAACTTTCCGAATTAGATGTGTTCTCTGAGCCGGAACAAGGACTGAGCCTGAGAAAAAGAGAACTCCCAGGTTGCATCTTTCCGG GCTGGAAAACAAGACTTGAAACCAAAGAGTTAACTCCAAAGTCCAGCATTATTGAAAAATTGCCCTATGGGGCCATGATGGAAAAGGAAGATTTCTGGCATTCAGCTTTAGGGTCTGTCTGGGACCCCTCTTGTCAGCTAGAGAGGCAGCAGGAAAGATATCTGGGCCAAGTGGCAGTGGCCCAAAAGGAAACCTTTAATGAGAAGAGGGTATGTGACggtaataaaactgaaaattgttCCATTGAGGGTTCAATGCTTAATACACCACAAAGCATTCCTTTGACAAAAAGGCCTCGCAATTGGAATTTACATGGAAAAGATTCCAAGCAGACTTCCAAGTTAATGAAATCTCCAAGAATGTTTATAGGGAAGAAAATATATGAATGTGATGCCTGCAGGAAAACCTTCAGCCAGAGTTCCTCCCTGCTTAAGCACCAGAGGATTCACACTGgggagaaaccctataaatgcagcgtgtgtggcaagcacttcattGAACGCTCCTCCCTCACCGTCCATCAAAGGACTCATACGGGGGAAAAACCCTACAAATGTAATgactgtgggaaagccttcagtcAGAGCATGAACCTCACTGTGCATCAAAgaactcacactggagagaaaccttatcaGTGCAAAGAGTGTGGGAAAGCTTTTTGTAAGAATTCATCCCTTGTCCAACATGAAAGGATTCATACCGGGGAGAAGCCCTACAAATGTAGCGACTGTGGGAAAGCTTTTACACAAAGCATGAATCTGACAGTGCATCAGAGAACTCACACCGGAGAAAAACCCTACGAATGTAGCgaatgtggaaaagccttcagtCAGAGCATGCATCTTATTGTGCATCAGAGAAGTCACACTGGGGAAAAACCCTATGAGTGCAATGAATGCGGAAAGGCCTTCAGTAAAAGCTCAACGCTCACTCTACACCAGCGAaatcacactggagagaaaccctacaaatgtaaCAAATGTGGTAAATCATTTAGTCAAAGCACATACCTTATAGAACATCAGAGACTTCACTCTGGAGTGAAACCTTTCGAATGTAACCAGTGTGGGAAAGCTTTTAGTAAGAATTCTTCTCTTACTCAGCATCGGAGAATTCACACTGGTGAGAAGCCTTATGAGTGCATGGTGTGTGGAAAGCATTTCACGGGGAGATCATCCCTAACTGTCCATCAGGTGatacacactggagagaaaccttacgaGTGCACTGAATGCGGGAAGGCCTTCAGCCAAAGCGCCTACCTTATTGAACATCAAAGAATCCACACTGGtgaaaaaccctatgaatgtgaCCAGTGTGGGAAAGCGTTCATTAAGAATTCATCCCTCATAGTGCACCAGAGGatccacacaggagagaagccCTATCAGTGTAATgaatgtgggaaggccttcagtAGGAGTACAAACCTTACAAGACATCAGAGGACTCATACATGA
- the LOC119812156 gene encoding zinc finger protein 2 isoform X1: protein MYLCKLNKAKFTGKLFNCTHVDASPFLFICRYFILPQECLSWLPFPPPAPPLEIAHFLGRPHRKEEGNGCLSSAIGRSGLSDIQGCVCGLHLGGVDAARFCAEEPVWQTGAVELQEPGLLAGHQLSELDVFSEPEQGLSLRKRELPGCIFPGWKTRLETKELTPKSSIIEKLPYGAMMEKEDFWHSALGSVWDPSCQLERQQERYLGQVAVAQKETFNEKRVCDGNKTENCSIEGSMLNTPQSIPLTKRPRNWNLHGKDSKQTSKLMKSPRMFIGKKIYECDACRKTFSQSSSLLKHQRIHTGEKPYKCSVCGKHFIERSSLTVHQRTHTGEKPYKCNDCGKAFSQSMNLTVHQRTHTGEKPYQCKECGKAFCKNSSLVQHERIHTGEKPYKCSDCGKAFTQSMNLTVHQRTHTGEKPYECSECGKAFSQSMHLIVHQRSHTGEKPYECNECGKAFSKSSTLTLHQRNHTGEKPYKCNKCGKSFSQSTYLIEHQRLHSGVKPFECNQCGKAFSKNSSLTQHRRIHTGEKPYECMVCGKHFTGRSSLTVHQVIHTGEKPYECTECGKAFSQSAYLIEHQRIHTGEKPYECDQCGKAFIKNSSLIVHQRIHTGEKPYQCNECGKAFSRSTNLTRHQRTHT, encoded by the exons ATGTACCTATGTAAGCTTAACAAAGCAAAGTTTACAGGTAAACTGTTTAACTGTACTCACGTTGATGCCTCACCCTTCTTGTTCATTTGTAGGTATTTTATTTTGCCGCAGGAGTGTCTCTCAtggcttcctttccctcccccagctcctcctctaGAGATTGCACATTTTCTAGGAAGGCcccacaggaaggaggaaggcaatGGCTGTTTGTCCTCTGCCATTGGGCGCTCAG GACTCAGTGACATTCAAGGATGTGTCTGTGGACTTCACTTGGGCGGAGTGGATGCAGCTAGATTCTGTGCAGAGGAGCCTGTATGGCAGACTGGTGCTGTTGAACTGCAGGAACCTGGTCTCCTGG CAGGACATCAACTTTCCGAATTAGATGTGTTCTCTGAGCCGGAACAAGGACTGAGCCTGAGAAAAAGAGAACTCCCAGGTTGCATCTTTCCGG GCTGGAAAACAAGACTTGAAACCAAAGAGTTAACTCCAAAGTCCAGCATTATTGAAAAATTGCCCTATGGGGCCATGATGGAAAAGGAAGATTTCTGGCATTCAGCTTTAGGGTCTGTCTGGGACCCCTCTTGTCAGCTAGAGAGGCAGCAGGAAAGATATCTGGGCCAAGTGGCAGTGGCCCAAAAGGAAACCTTTAATGAGAAGAGGGTATGTGACggtaataaaactgaaaattgttCCATTGAGGGTTCAATGCTTAATACACCACAAAGCATTCCTTTGACAAAAAGGCCTCGCAATTGGAATTTACATGGAAAAGATTCCAAGCAGACTTCCAAGTTAATGAAATCTCCAAGAATGTTTATAGGGAAGAAAATATATGAATGTGATGCCTGCAGGAAAACCTTCAGCCAGAGTTCCTCCCTGCTTAAGCACCAGAGGATTCACACTGgggagaaaccctataaatgcagcgtgtgtggcaagcacttcattGAACGCTCCTCCCTCACCGTCCATCAAAGGACTCATACGGGGGAAAAACCCTACAAATGTAATgactgtgggaaagccttcagtcAGAGCATGAACCTCACTGTGCATCAAAgaactcacactggagagaaaccttatcaGTGCAAAGAGTGTGGGAAAGCTTTTTGTAAGAATTCATCCCTTGTCCAACATGAAAGGATTCATACCGGGGAGAAGCCCTACAAATGTAGCGACTGTGGGAAAGCTTTTACACAAAGCATGAATCTGACAGTGCATCAGAGAACTCACACCGGAGAAAAACCCTACGAATGTAGCgaatgtggaaaagccttcagtCAGAGCATGCATCTTATTGTGCATCAGAGAAGTCACACTGGGGAAAAACCCTATGAGTGCAATGAATGCGGAAAGGCCTTCAGTAAAAGCTCAACGCTCACTCTACACCAGCGAaatcacactggagagaaaccctacaaatgtaaCAAATGTGGTAAATCATTTAGTCAAAGCACATACCTTATAGAACATCAGAGACTTCACTCTGGAGTGAAACCTTTCGAATGTAACCAGTGTGGGAAAGCTTTTAGTAAGAATTCTTCTCTTACTCAGCATCGGAGAATTCACACTGGTGAGAAGCCTTATGAGTGCATGGTGTGTGGAAAGCATTTCACGGGGAGATCATCCCTAACTGTCCATCAGGTGatacacactggagagaaaccttacgaGTGCACTGAATGCGGGAAGGCCTTCAGCCAAAGCGCCTACCTTATTGAACATCAAAGAATCCACACTGGtgaaaaaccctatgaatgtgaCCAGTGTGGGAAAGCGTTCATTAAGAATTCATCCCTCATAGTGCACCAGAGGatccacacaggagagaagccCTATCAGTGTAATgaatgtgggaaggccttcagtAGGAGTACAAACCTTACAAGACATCAGAGGACTCATACATGA
- the LOC119812156 gene encoding zinc finger protein 2 isoform X2 — MYLCKLNKAKFTGKLFNCTHVDASPFLFICRYFILPQECLSWLPFPPPAPPLEIAHFLGRPHRKEEGNGCLSSAIGRSGLSDIQGCVCGLHLGGVDAARFCAEEPVWQTGAVELQEPGLLGHQLSELDVFSEPEQGLSLRKRELPGCIFPGWKTRLETKELTPKSSIIEKLPYGAMMEKEDFWHSALGSVWDPSCQLERQQERYLGQVAVAQKETFNEKRVCDGNKTENCSIEGSMLNTPQSIPLTKRPRNWNLHGKDSKQTSKLMKSPRMFIGKKIYECDACRKTFSQSSSLLKHQRIHTGEKPYKCSVCGKHFIERSSLTVHQRTHTGEKPYKCNDCGKAFSQSMNLTVHQRTHTGEKPYQCKECGKAFCKNSSLVQHERIHTGEKPYKCSDCGKAFTQSMNLTVHQRTHTGEKPYECSECGKAFSQSMHLIVHQRSHTGEKPYECNECGKAFSKSSTLTLHQRNHTGEKPYKCNKCGKSFSQSTYLIEHQRLHSGVKPFECNQCGKAFSKNSSLTQHRRIHTGEKPYECMVCGKHFTGRSSLTVHQVIHTGEKPYECTECGKAFSQSAYLIEHQRIHTGEKPYECDQCGKAFIKNSSLIVHQRIHTGEKPYQCNECGKAFSRSTNLTRHQRTHT, encoded by the exons ATGTACCTATGTAAGCTTAACAAAGCAAAGTTTACAGGTAAACTGTTTAACTGTACTCACGTTGATGCCTCACCCTTCTTGTTCATTTGTAGGTATTTTATTTTGCCGCAGGAGTGTCTCTCAtggcttcctttccctcccccagctcctcctctaGAGATTGCACATTTTCTAGGAAGGCcccacaggaaggaggaaggcaatGGCTGTTTGTCCTCTGCCATTGGGCGCTCAG GACTCAGTGACATTCAAGGATGTGTCTGTGGACTTCACTTGGGCGGAGTGGATGCAGCTAGATTCTGTGCAGAGGAGCCTGTATGGCAGACTGGTGCTGTTGAACTGCAGGAACCTGGTCTCCTGG GACATCAACTTTCCGAATTAGATGTGTTCTCTGAGCCGGAACAAGGACTGAGCCTGAGAAAAAGAGAACTCCCAGGTTGCATCTTTCCGG GCTGGAAAACAAGACTTGAAACCAAAGAGTTAACTCCAAAGTCCAGCATTATTGAAAAATTGCCCTATGGGGCCATGATGGAAAAGGAAGATTTCTGGCATTCAGCTTTAGGGTCTGTCTGGGACCCCTCTTGTCAGCTAGAGAGGCAGCAGGAAAGATATCTGGGCCAAGTGGCAGTGGCCCAAAAGGAAACCTTTAATGAGAAGAGGGTATGTGACggtaataaaactgaaaattgttCCATTGAGGGTTCAATGCTTAATACACCACAAAGCATTCCTTTGACAAAAAGGCCTCGCAATTGGAATTTACATGGAAAAGATTCCAAGCAGACTTCCAAGTTAATGAAATCTCCAAGAATGTTTATAGGGAAGAAAATATATGAATGTGATGCCTGCAGGAAAACCTTCAGCCAGAGTTCCTCCCTGCTTAAGCACCAGAGGATTCACACTGgggagaaaccctataaatgcagcgtgtgtggcaagcacttcattGAACGCTCCTCCCTCACCGTCCATCAAAGGACTCATACGGGGGAAAAACCCTACAAATGTAATgactgtgggaaagccttcagtcAGAGCATGAACCTCACTGTGCATCAAAgaactcacactggagagaaaccttatcaGTGCAAAGAGTGTGGGAAAGCTTTTTGTAAGAATTCATCCCTTGTCCAACATGAAAGGATTCATACCGGGGAGAAGCCCTACAAATGTAGCGACTGTGGGAAAGCTTTTACACAAAGCATGAATCTGACAGTGCATCAGAGAACTCACACCGGAGAAAAACCCTACGAATGTAGCgaatgtggaaaagccttcagtCAGAGCATGCATCTTATTGTGCATCAGAGAAGTCACACTGGGGAAAAACCCTATGAGTGCAATGAATGCGGAAAGGCCTTCAGTAAAAGCTCAACGCTCACTCTACACCAGCGAaatcacactggagagaaaccctacaaatgtaaCAAATGTGGTAAATCATTTAGTCAAAGCACATACCTTATAGAACATCAGAGACTTCACTCTGGAGTGAAACCTTTCGAATGTAACCAGTGTGGGAAAGCTTTTAGTAAGAATTCTTCTCTTACTCAGCATCGGAGAATTCACACTGGTGAGAAGCCTTATGAGTGCATGGTGTGTGGAAAGCATTTCACGGGGAGATCATCCCTAACTGTCCATCAGGTGatacacactggagagaaaccttacgaGTGCACTGAATGCGGGAAGGCCTTCAGCCAAAGCGCCTACCTTATTGAACATCAAAGAATCCACACTGGtgaaaaaccctatgaatgtgaCCAGTGTGGGAAAGCGTTCATTAAGAATTCATCCCTCATAGTGCACCAGAGGatccacacaggagagaagccCTATCAGTGTAATgaatgtgggaaggccttcagtAGGAGTACAAACCTTACAAGACATCAGAGGACTCATACATGA
- the LOC119812156 gene encoding zinc finger protein 2 isoform X5 translates to MMEKEDFWHSALGSVWDPSCQLERQQERYLGQVAVAQKETFNEKRVCDGNKTENCSIEGSMLNTPQSIPLTKRPRNWNLHGKDSKQTSKLMKSPRMFIGKKIYECDACRKTFSQSSSLLKHQRIHTGEKPYKCSVCGKHFIERSSLTVHQRTHTGEKPYKCNDCGKAFSQSMNLTVHQRTHTGEKPYQCKECGKAFCKNSSLVQHERIHTGEKPYKCSDCGKAFTQSMNLTVHQRTHTGEKPYECSECGKAFSQSMHLIVHQRSHTGEKPYECNECGKAFSKSSTLTLHQRNHTGEKPYKCNKCGKSFSQSTYLIEHQRLHSGVKPFECNQCGKAFSKNSSLTQHRRIHTGEKPYECMVCGKHFTGRSSLTVHQVIHTGEKPYECTECGKAFSQSAYLIEHQRIHTGEKPYECDQCGKAFIKNSSLIVHQRIHTGEKPYQCNECGKAFSRSTNLTRHQRTHT, encoded by the coding sequence ATGATGGAAAAGGAAGATTTCTGGCATTCAGCTTTAGGGTCTGTCTGGGACCCCTCTTGTCAGCTAGAGAGGCAGCAGGAAAGATATCTGGGCCAAGTGGCAGTGGCCCAAAAGGAAACCTTTAATGAGAAGAGGGTATGTGACggtaataaaactgaaaattgttCCATTGAGGGTTCAATGCTTAATACACCACAAAGCATTCCTTTGACAAAAAGGCCTCGCAATTGGAATTTACATGGAAAAGATTCCAAGCAGACTTCCAAGTTAATGAAATCTCCAAGAATGTTTATAGGGAAGAAAATATATGAATGTGATGCCTGCAGGAAAACCTTCAGCCAGAGTTCCTCCCTGCTTAAGCACCAGAGGATTCACACTGgggagaaaccctataaatgcagcgtgtgtggcaagcacttcattGAACGCTCCTCCCTCACCGTCCATCAAAGGACTCATACGGGGGAAAAACCCTACAAATGTAATgactgtgggaaagccttcagtcAGAGCATGAACCTCACTGTGCATCAAAgaactcacactggagagaaaccttatcaGTGCAAAGAGTGTGGGAAAGCTTTTTGTAAGAATTCATCCCTTGTCCAACATGAAAGGATTCATACCGGGGAGAAGCCCTACAAATGTAGCGACTGTGGGAAAGCTTTTACACAAAGCATGAATCTGACAGTGCATCAGAGAACTCACACCGGAGAAAAACCCTACGAATGTAGCgaatgtggaaaagccttcagtCAGAGCATGCATCTTATTGTGCATCAGAGAAGTCACACTGGGGAAAAACCCTATGAGTGCAATGAATGCGGAAAGGCCTTCAGTAAAAGCTCAACGCTCACTCTACACCAGCGAaatcacactggagagaaaccctacaaatgtaaCAAATGTGGTAAATCATTTAGTCAAAGCACATACCTTATAGAACATCAGAGACTTCACTCTGGAGTGAAACCTTTCGAATGTAACCAGTGTGGGAAAGCTTTTAGTAAGAATTCTTCTCTTACTCAGCATCGGAGAATTCACACTGGTGAGAAGCCTTATGAGTGCATGGTGTGTGGAAAGCATTTCACGGGGAGATCATCCCTAACTGTCCATCAGGTGatacacactggagagaaaccttacgaGTGCACTGAATGCGGGAAGGCCTTCAGCCAAAGCGCCTACCTTATTGAACATCAAAGAATCCACACTGGtgaaaaaccctatgaatgtgaCCAGTGTGGGAAAGCGTTCATTAAGAATTCATCCCTCATAGTGCACCAGAGGatccacacaggagagaagccCTATCAGTGTAATgaatgtgggaaggccttcagtAGGAGTACAAACCTTACAAGACATCAGAGGACTCATACATGA